Part of the Paenibacillus terrae HPL-003 genome is shown below.
TGACGATGTATACAGCCTTTGGACTCCAGCTTGCCAGCGAGCTGTACCTGCCTGAATTGATACCCGCAGCGCCGGGTGCGATGGAGGATGTGGTCATTCGTCAGGCTGATTTGACAGCATGGAGCGATCAGCTGGAGCAGACTAATTTTGTGATGCAGGGCGAACGCTTTATGTTCCATATACCAGACACAGCTATTTACGCCGTCAGGAGAGGCAGGGAAATTGAAGTATGTTCTTACTCTGGCGCTGATCCGGACACGGTGCGGTTGTTTGTGCTGGGCACATGTATGGGTGTCCTTCTGATGCAGAGACGGATACTGCCTATTCACGGGAGTGCAGTAGTGATCGGAGGCAGGGCCTATGCTTTCGTGGGCGAATCCGGAGCAGGAAAATCGACGCTGGCTGCTGCTTTTACGCAGGCAGGCTATCGGATGGTCAGTGATGATGTTATTGCTATGCAAGTTACGGCTTCTGAAACCATAGTCTATCCGGCCTACCCGCAGCAAAAGTTGGGTCTGGAAAGCTTGCTCCAGCTGAAGGCTTTACAGGGAAATAAGCATGCACGCAAAAGCAATCACAGGCTTGTTTTCATGGACGGCAATCCTGCGATGCTCAAACATGGACATTTGCGTAAGCTTACAGGTGAACTAAATAAATATGTCGTGCCGAGAGTGGACTATTTCCACAACAAACCGCTTCCCTTGGGAGGTGTATTCGAGCTGGTGGCAGAGTCTCCAAACCGTGAGTTCCGACGTGAAGGGGAGTTGGCGGCGGTTACGGAACAACCTTTGAACATGCTGGAGTGCTTGCATACGTTATTGCTTCATACATATCGCAGGGGGATCATTCCGCGAATGAGTCTGGGGGAATGGCATTTTGGAACGGCAGCCCGGATGGCTCGGCAGGTGGAGGGCTGGCGACTACGGAGGGATAGCTCGGCTTTTACCGCGTCCGAGGTTGTACACCGGGTACTTGATATCATTCGTAAGGAGGAAAACAGCTATGGCAGCTACTCATTCGATGAAGGATCATGACCGTGTTATTCACGGTGAGGAAGTCTATGTCAGTGACATGGACGGGGAGAAGGTCATGATGAGCATCAACACAGGAAAATATTATAATCTCGGCTTCACGGGCGGACGAATCTGGGAACTGGCGGAATCCTGTCCTTCACTCGGGGAGATCGTAGCTGCTCTGACGGATGAATATGAAGTGGACGAGGAACGGTGCAGACAGCAGGTACATACCTTTGTGGCTGAACTGGAACGGGAAGGACTGCTAAAGCTTTTGCGGGAGACGGTTTAAAATGTGGGTTCAACGCCTTCGTCGTCTATCCCCGGAGGTCAGGAGATTACTGCCGGAAGCCTGGCTACAACTGGGATGGGCGCGTCTTCACCAGCATCGTCCGTTTGAAGATTATGCACGCGGCTGGGGAATACGGATGGAAGAAACCTCTTGGGAGTGTGATGCCCGGCAGAAGCAAGCTGTTCGGCATATTTCACATGCTGTGGAGTTGGCAAGCCGTTAT
Proteins encoded:
- a CDS encoding dephospho-CoA kinase, which codes for MHDRSTNVNLTMYTAFGLQLASELYLPELIPAAPGAMEDVVIRQADLTAWSDQLEQTNFVMQGERFMFHIPDTAIYAVRRGREIEVCSYSGADPDTVRLFVLGTCMGVLLMQRRILPIHGSAVVIGGRAYAFVGESGAGKSTLAAAFTQAGYRMVSDDVIAMQVTASETIVYPAYPQQKLGLESLLQLKALQGNKHARKSNHRLVFMDGNPAMLKHGHLRKLTGELNKYVVPRVDYFHNKPLPLGGVFELVAESPNREFRREGELAAVTEQPLNMLECLHTLLLHTYRRGIIPRMSLGEWHFGTAARMARQVEGWRLRRDSSAFTASEVVHRVLDIIRKEENSYGSYSFDEGS
- a CDS encoding lasso peptide biosynthesis PqqD family chaperone — protein: MAATHSMKDHDRVIHGEEVYVSDMDGEKVMMSINTGKYYNLGFTGGRIWELAESCPSLGEIVAALTDEYEVDEERCRQQVHTFVAELEREGLLKLLRETV